A genomic stretch from Aedes albopictus strain Foshan chromosome 2, AalbF5, whole genome shotgun sequence includes:
- the LOC109405126 gene encoding uncharacterized protein LOC109405126 → MTPHGNKRRREVKEQPKIMVPMQTGDCSDTEDNSEFDYSTDDDDLDTIIDISDCEDLDEEEEIYGLMHHADVSDSDLIDCTYSTDAMDVSELCVEEKTGTATAQSVNGTGKKDFHQSMETISCADTVSSDMSTDPDWISTDDEEALEEYLVYKEILRQKKIQENAKRTELEPCDDIDAINMRYWTKGSTAAKGKPCTMTSSAGPAARIEMRRFVLPAQEMLKNYFRSVIPKRFVVNSKENGCVSRNKMDIGVKINPNRIALSEKN, encoded by the exons ATGACTCCTCACGGAAACAAACGACGACGAGAGGTGAAAGAACAACCGAAAATTATGGTCCCCATGCAGACCGGAGATTGTTCCGACACGGAAGACAATTCGGAATTCGACTACTCGACTGACGACGATGATCTGGACACTATAATAGATATTTCTGATTGTGAAGATCTCGATGAAGAGGAGGAAATCTACGGTTTAATGCACCATGCAGATGTATCCGATTCGGATTTGATCGACTGCACCTACTCAACGGATGCAATGGACGTATCGGAACTTTGCGTGGAAGAAAAAACCGGTACGGCGACAGCACAATCGGTGAATGGAACTGGAAAGAAAGATTTCCACCAGTCGATGGAAACTATCAGCTGTGCG GACACAGTATCATCAGACATGAGCACCGACCCGGATTGGATTTCCACGGATGACGAAGAAGCCCTCGAGGAGTATCTGGTGTACAAGGAAATACTCCGGCAGAAGAAGATACAAGAGAACGCTAAGCGCACGGAACTGGAGCCCTGTGACGACATCGATGCCATCAATATGCGATACTGGACCAAGGGTAGCACAGCGGCGAAAGGTAAGCCCTGCACGATGACTAGTTCGGCCGGTCCGGCGGCTCGGATCGAGATGAGGCGGTTCGTGCTGCCGGCacaagaaatgttgaaaaattacTTCCGCAGCGTGATTCCCAAACGGTTCGTTGTGAACAGCAAGGAGAATGGTTGCGTAAGTAGGAACAAAATGGATATCGGGGTTAAGATAAACCCGAATCGAATTGCACTTTCTGAGAAAAATTGA
- the LOC109408026 gene encoding 2-aminoethanethiol dioxygenase, with protein sequence MTTLFARIFRQAKVTFEQANAERFLSNLQNLRALMDQLTLDDLNLDPAVVSQETFQQPTKAPCTFIDIFENNYFTMSVFVLRENYTMPLHDHPRMHGLLRVVAGGSVKIQSFTEIDRREEIQRNGDELRHVLVSVEQERVISAGKAECAMLTPTERNFHEITAIGGPAAFFDILSPPYNADIPVYGKRTCSFYRKLLLPGDGATNDGRKRMVLEKIPTPDHYYCDTEQYDTPEFMLGSATSE encoded by the coding sequence ATGACCACTCTGTTTGCTCGTATTTTTCGCCAAGCAAAAGTTACGTTCGAGCAGGCCAATGCAGAGCGTTTCCTCAGCAACCTGCAGAATCTGCGTGCCCTGATGGACCAGCTCACGTTGGACGATCTGAACCTGGACCCGGCGGTGGTGTCCCAAGAGACGTTCCAGCAACCGACCAAAGCACCCTGTACCTTCATCGACATCTTCGAGAACAACTACTTCACGATGTCGGTCTTTGTGCTGCGGGAGAACTACACCATGCCTCTGCACGACCATCCCCGGATGCATGGCCTACTGCGGGTGGTTGCGGGTGGCTCGgttaaaatccaaagtttcacggaAATCGATCGCCGGGAGGAGATTCAACGAAACGGGGACGAACTGCGCCACGTGCTGGTCAGTGTGGAGCAGGAGCGAGTCATCAGTGCCGGCAAGGCCGAATGTGCTATGCTTACGCCAACGGAGCGTAACTTTCACGAGATTACGGCCATCGGGGGACCGGCGGCATTTTTCGATATCCTGAGCCCCCCGTACAACGCGGACATTCCCGTGTACGGCAAACGGACTTGCTCTTTCTACCGAAAGCTGCTACTTCCCGGCGATGGGGCCACCAATGATGGCCGCAAGCGAATGGTCCTGGAGAAGATTCCCACGCCGGACCATTACTACTGTGATACGGAGCAATATGACACCCCGGAATTTATGTTAGGTAGCGCTACCAGCGAGTAG